ataaaaaaaattgatttccaaTATAATTTGCCAACTGGTATAATGGAATCCAAAATGGCTTACAAAAGAGGCAAATAAAACCGACGCCACCGACTCACCTGCAAACAAAATGTCCAGCACACCAAGCGTTTTAAACACTATTTTATTACCAGCGCACTACCGGGCAAAATTATACCCCCAGATTTTATAtatctttttcacttactcactACCGGGTAAAAACTCCTCCcggattttataaaaaattactttttctcGTCGCCACTGAAATCTACGCGATGGCTTTCTCAATACTTCGCAGAGAACTGACTGTTGAGTCGATGACTGACGTTTTACAAAGAGAGTTTATTCAATTAAGTCGAGTGCTTTTATAGCGACTGAAATCTGGCAACTCATTCGAGGTTTATATCTTTTTACCGTATCATTTAAGCCGACTGAAAGGGTGCTATATACATATTACGAACTACTACAATTATGATATTAAAAAACTGTAGTCACTTCACATTTCACTAcccattgaaaatgaaaaaaatcggcaCCCGACCAGAACCTGACAaacatatctttttctgtaTCCGAACCCGACCAATACCCGTAGCATTAGGGTCGGGGTTcggatacaaatatacaaaaagcgcagtttagaCTAGTGGCATATTGAAGATCAGTTAAAAACTAGTTGTTTCGTATCCGTAACTCCGTAACTAGTGTAGAtatacgactaagtccaaactatgtgcaacaagagcacgaatatgtaatttttgcgcaGCCTGATCAAAAATAATCTGATAACACACTATGATGGTACATATTTAGTTTACAAAGTACTGCAGAGGAAATAGATTGTGTAATTTCGGTAAATATTAAATGCGATTggaaatttcattatttattttcagttttctttCATTATATTCTTAACGGTAAAATCGTACATCTCTCTATTTACCATTTTTaagtgatgaatttctttcttcaattttattatttcttctTGGTTGTTTACTGTAGTATTGTTTTTATAAGTGCATGTCCCACTTTTTTTAaacctgtttatttttttataacacTTCTCATGTACAGCAACTTCCACACACTGATCGATTATCTTTTCAACAGGACACACAAGTTTTTGAAGCGGTTGGAAAGATGGATtaattttgatcatttgattGAACATTGATTTTGGAGCTAGCATGAATTGAGCATTTGTAACTATTCCTTTATGAGGAATAATACGAAGCTGCTGCCGACTTTTGATATGCCAAATGATAACCCTCTCGTCTGCTGACCCCGAAAGAAGAGTATCGTTATCTATCGATACAGAaagacatgaaacttctttcttATGACccaaaaaactatttttctgCTGTTGATTATTGTCGACATGATAATCTTTGAGACGAGGAGTTGCAAGAATATCAAATTTCAGTATAGGGCCACTGCATGTACCAACAAATATATTCGATTCTAGCCCGTCTATAGTGACCGATGAAAGTGGTTCTTGGAAAACTAAGTTTAATAATATCGAACCAGAAACAAGATCATAAATTTTACAAGTGCGATCAATCGATACCGTACAGAATAATGCTTTCATACCACCTTTGCCTATATATAAATCTGTTATCGGAAGTGCATGATCCGAATAAGAGTACAATGCATTAATAGTATGTTTCTGAAAAACACGCACAACTTGTGCCAGACACCATACATGTGCCATTCCATCCATTCCCGCACTAATGAAGTGCGACCCATTATCAGTGAAGCGAATAACAGTGACTGCTTGATAGTGACACGAAACAGTGGCAAGCAAAGCTCCTGTCGCTAGTTGATATACATAAATTGCTTCTTGTACAGCTACTATACAATAGTTTCCATCAGGTGATACAGCAATTGCGGTGGGGCGACCCGACAGAACGAATCTCGTTGATACCATCTCATGTTGATTGATAGGCCAAATATGTAGCATGGGTTTGACCATGTTACCGGTAACGATGAACTGATTGTTGATTATACCCAAAGTATGGGGTCCAGGAGCTCCACCACCTTTGTAGGTTATTAAATGTGTTCCGGATCTTACATCCCATGCACAACAACTCCATAGTTGATCACTAGAATCACTTGAAATAGCAACTTCTACACAATCGGACATGATAAAATTTATTTCTATATCACTATATtccacctggcatctctgactgTTTAGTGTTtatcctaggacaggaccagacaactggcttctttttccagaaaaatatttctcttcttattccggttgctccctgctgtaaataataaatgcctcgggatcactgttgccagtaaagATAATTATTCAATCtcaaaactttctccccttataacatgcaattatttatcatttgaaaacacttagacaaatgttatatcggtgaaaaatatagctctggattcattttgatcagatgtttgttttgaagaaaacgtttagttgaaacagcttaataaaatttttctaaaacactcaattttgggtaattaatgtttgcagctttattaactaaagtattcaacatattctatttgagaaaaataataacatacagaagtatccaaagattcggtgctattctcaaacAACATAATccatattctcgtccatatcacactttgtgatttcaggctttctctttgtatcatccagtggttgttaaatgtactcgtatactttccgcattgacaggagttaaaaacaaattgaacttaaatcctattgaaattaataattttgaaaagatggcccgaaaaataaaatatccaatatcaagctacattgttaccgacgatactgacaacactttttctaccaccctgcagtaatattgatttcaacaacttgtacttgcttatgtcaatttcaaccaatcatgaGCTgatccgaaattggtcctaaaagtggattaacaattgtcagcagtgctgtcaactgttttttccaaaaatctgtatttggcggaaaaatctatctgtactatATCttcctcgaaaaatcaaacatcgatttaggatggaaactgattttgcgacccaaaaaaaaaaaggtcgctcaacctggtttacccctatggaatccaacacaaaaactgaaaatcggtatttatctgtatgaaatttgaaatatcggtattttgagagagcatatctgtattcctgtatcgggtccaaaaatcggtataaatacagagaaatcggtatagttggcagcgctgattgtcaggtcctgtcctacccgcagagaaaaatattgtaaatgtaaCTAAATCTGGGTTTCAcgtaacgatttattttgttgaaatagtgacaaaagaaaacttggtttaatatagcaaatattgttgcttgaaacaacaaaactaggtatttgattttgctcagtggattagtttgtttctataaatattttgataataccaacaattattttctttgtgcgttcctgtcaatttcttgacaaaccatTTGACAGTAAATtcaacttgcaaaatcagttcaaaatgaactaattttggATGAAGGTAAAATTTATAGTGGtttgaatttataaatttaacagttgaaataaatgataagatatcaacttgaaatgagtagtatttcaacttacgcttttgtttgtaaaaattatccattttgttttgtttttacgagtaaaataatttctttcgaaataatttgaaagcttgtttttggtacatttttcttcaatttatatATTTGTAAGGAATTCCAATTACATTTATAATATTCATCTACATACCACAATCAATCCAATATTACTTTGTATAGTATCCAATGATTCGGTATCCTTTCCCGGTGCCCTTCCGGCGAAGACAGAGATAACCTGCATCAAATACATGTTGTTAAGAAAACGTGTTATTGCAGTTTCTAATATTATTAACTATCAATACTTACGCTTGGATTGATTAAAAGCCCGATGAATAATATAtaagcagataaaattttacttttgaaacGCGTAACAAACTTTTCTGTTCATTCACGATTGAAAAAACAGCTCTGTTTTATAAGAAATAGGACTGATACGATTCTTTTGAACAatgttgtatcattacacaaataagacaacaaataaaatgaataaattttgttcttaacataaagataaagcagaattgaatcaacatagataTTGCGAATAAAATCAACTATGCTTTTGTTGATACGCAATATATTGAcgaattatttcaacaataaaatcagctggaacaattatttttttcgtttggcaagaccaaaatatttattaaCATTGAACAGAGATCTTTGTtcatgttgaagggagaaaatggtttaaaacaatcatattctagcttgaaattaacatgaatctgatttaaaaatctactaaccgatttgttattttaaacaagctccatttctctgcgtgataTAGTGTTTATCTGACTtttcagcgctgccaactatgcCAATTTATTGGTATTTACACCGATTTTTATATTCGATACGATAGATAGATATGCTCtcttaaaataccgataattcaattttcatgcagataaataccgattttcagtttctgTGTTTGCTTCCATAGGGTTTAACCAGGTAGAGCGAGTTTTTTTCTCGCAAAACCGGTCCTCACTAAATACATTTTTCGAGATATAAATGGTACAGATTtcccgccaaatacagattattGCAAAAAAACAGTTGGCAGCTCTGAATTAAATACTTATACACACTGCTTAGAAtcaatacatttttcaaaag
This genomic window from Malaya genurostris strain Urasoe2022 chromosome 1, Malgen_1.1, whole genome shotgun sequence contains:
- the LOC131425179 gene encoding WD repeat-containing protein 18 — translated: MSDCVEVAISSDSSDQLWSCCAWDVRSGTHLITYKGGGAPGPHTLGIINNQFIVTGNMVKPMLHIWPINQHEMVSTRFVLSGRPTAIAVSPDGNYCIVAVQEAIYVYQLATGALLATVSCHYQAVTVIRFTDNGSHFISAGMDGMAHVWCLAQVVRVFQKHTINALYSYSDHALPITDLYIGKGGMKALFCTVSIDRTCKIYDLVSGSILLNLVFQEPLSSVTIDGLESNIFVGTCSGPILKFDILATPRLKDYHVDNNQQQKNSFLGHKKEVSCLSVSIDNDTLLSGSADERVIIWHIKSRQQLRIIPHKGIVTNAQFMLAPKSMFNQMIKINPSFQPLQKLVCPVEKIIDQCVEVAVHEKCYKKINRFKKSGTCTYKNNTTVNNQEEIIKLKKEIHHLKMVNREMYDFTVKNIMKEN